The Formosa sp. Hel1_33_131 genome window below encodes:
- a CDS encoding IS110 family transposase: protein MKIKETIGIDVSKLTIDVTVHSNKAYCKFENTVKDFKKMVNWVFKQSPFSPENVLFVFEHTGLYSHRLAVYLTKENISFSMVPGLEIKRSLGIVRGKDDRVDSRSIARYGYRLRDEISPCKLPSKELKSLKTLLALRETKVKQRSGDKALLKEYKLVYIRKDNEIVFKILEKSIKSLSKYISEIEQEMDKVVKSDQGLKNQYELVTSIKGVGPQIALYTIVLTEGFTKFKTHRQFASYCGVAPFPNVSGTSIRGKTKVSNLANKKMKSLLDLGAKGSLQYNLEIKTFYERRLELGKSKMSTINIIRNKLIARMFAVIKRNSPYVDFMKYAA from the coding sequence ATGAAAATTAAAGAAACAATTGGCATTGATGTTAGCAAGCTTACTATTGATGTGACCGTCCATTCAAACAAGGCTTATTGTAAGTTTGAAAACACAGTAAAAGATTTTAAAAAAATGGTGAACTGGGTATTTAAACAAAGTCCTTTCAGTCCTGAAAATGTATTATTTGTCTTTGAACATACCGGACTTTATTCTCACAGATTAGCTGTTTATTTAACCAAGGAGAATATTTCTTTTTCGATGGTCCCTGGTCTTGAAATAAAACGTTCTTTAGGAATTGTAAGAGGAAAAGATGACAGGGTTGACTCTCGCTCAATAGCCCGATATGGATATAGATTGAGAGATGAAATAAGTCCCTGTAAATTACCCTCAAAAGAATTAAAATCACTGAAAACACTTTTAGCATTAAGAGAAACAAAAGTAAAACAAAGGTCTGGTGATAAAGCTTTACTGAAGGAATACAAGTTAGTTTACATCAGAAAAGACAACGAAATTGTATTTAAAATTTTAGAAAAAAGCATTAAAAGTTTATCCAAATATATTTCTGAAATAGAGCAAGAAATGGACAAAGTTGTTAAAAGTGATCAAGGGTTGAAAAACCAATATGAATTAGTAACAAGTATCAAGGGAGTCGGCCCACAGATAGCACTTTATACCATTGTTTTAACAGAAGGATTTACAAAATTTAAAACACACAGACAATTTGCTTCCTACTGCGGAGTAGCTCCATTTCCAAACGTTTCAGGAACCAGTATCAGAGGGAAAACAAAAGTGAGCAACCTAGCCAACAAAAAGATGAAAAGCTTGTTGGATTTAGGGGCTAAAGGATCCCTGCAATATAACTTAGAAATAAAAACCTTTTATGAAAGAAGATTAGAGCTTGGTAAAAGCAAAATGAGTACTATTAACATAATTAGAAATAAGCTAATAGCTAG